The following proteins are co-located in the Dehalococcoides mccartyi 195 genome:
- the uvrA gene encoding excinuclease ABC subunit UvrA: MAQEYIKIKGAREHNLKNIDVQIPRDKLVVVTGLSGSGKSSLAFDTVYAEGQRRYMESLSSYARQFLGRMEKPDVDHIEGLSPAIAIDQKGVSHNPRSTVGTVTEIYDYLRLLFARTGHPHCPECGKEISAQSVEQITDAVQTLAEGTKILILGPLVRGRKGEYAQMFKDLRKSGYARVRVDGQIRDLSEEIELDKNKKHDIEAVVDRLVVGQAGVQGRIADSVETALKLGGGLVIISVVDGQDMLFSEKFSCADCGVSLGEIEPRTFSFNTPHGACPTCMGLGAKMELDPDLIIPDKSLSLADGAISPYQTQNWYFGQLEDLARRAGFSVNKPVSTFTPAQMQVLLYGEGGDIHKYRNRYGRVREYTSGFEGVIPRLDRLYRDSESQGVRESIEKYMLASPCQACGGKRLRKEALSVKIGELNIADVAAMSVDEQLKWANELAGKHTIFNKREQLIAAQILKEIRSRLGFLNNVGLEYLTIDRIAGTLSGGEAQRIRLASQIGSGLMGVLYVCDEPTIGLHPADDTRLVETLQKLRDLGNTILVVEHDESVMRAADYIIDMGPGAGEHGGRVVATGNITEIMQNPASLTGQYLSGARVIPVPEKRRNGNGQEIIIQGARQNNLKNIDVHIPLGKLVCVSGVSGSGKSTLVTDILFKHLAQVFYGAKDRAGGSDAITGTEHIDKIIEINQSPIGRTPRSNPATYTGAFTHIRELFASVPEAKVKGYGPGRFSFNIKGGRCETCGGEGSIQIEMQFLPDVTVPCEVCHGARYNREVLEIKFKDKTIADVLDMTVDRALEFFENFPKISSKLQTLQDVGLGYIRIGQPAPTLSGGEAQRIKLATELSKRATGRTLYILDEPTTGLSFEDVAALLRVLQRLVDSGNTVVVIEHQLDVIKNADWIIDLGPGAGVKGGQIVAEGVPEDVALNKASLTGKYLRRVLPKLKPA; encoded by the coding sequence GTGGCTCAGGAATATATAAAGATAAAAGGTGCCCGCGAACACAACCTCAAAAATATAGATGTCCAGATTCCCCGTGACAAGCTGGTGGTTGTGACCGGGCTTTCGGGGTCAGGCAAGAGTTCACTGGCTTTTGATACCGTTTATGCCGAAGGGCAGCGCCGTTATATGGAGTCTCTTTCATCATACGCCCGCCAGTTTCTGGGCAGGATGGAAAAACCGGACGTAGACCATATAGAGGGGCTTTCACCGGCTATAGCCATTGACCAGAAGGGCGTCAGCCACAACCCCCGTTCCACCGTGGGGACAGTGACTGAAATATATGATTATTTGCGTTTGCTGTTTGCCCGCACTGGTCACCCTCACTGCCCTGAGTGCGGCAAGGAGATTTCCGCCCAGAGCGTGGAACAGATAACAGATGCCGTTCAAACTCTTGCGGAGGGTACAAAAATACTTATTCTGGGGCCGCTGGTGCGGGGGCGCAAGGGCGAGTATGCCCAGATGTTTAAAGACCTGCGTAAGTCAGGTTATGCCAGAGTGAGGGTAGACGGGCAGATTAGGGATTTGTCCGAAGAAATAGAGCTGGATAAAAATAAAAAACATGATATAGAAGCCGTAGTAGACCGGCTGGTGGTCGGTCAGGCAGGTGTGCAGGGGCGGATTGCAGATTCGGTTGAAACTGCCCTGAAACTGGGCGGCGGGTTGGTAATAATATCCGTGGTAGACGGGCAGGACATGCTCTTTTCAGAGAAATTTTCCTGTGCGGACTGCGGGGTGAGTCTGGGGGAGATAGAACCCCGGACTTTCAGCTTTAATACCCCCCACGGTGCCTGTCCCACCTGTATGGGGCTTGGTGCCAAGATGGAGCTTGACCCTGATTTGATTATACCGGACAAAAGTTTGTCTCTGGCTGACGGGGCGATCAGCCCATATCAAACCCAAAACTGGTATTTCGGGCAGCTTGAAGATTTAGCCCGCCGGGCGGGTTTTTCGGTTAATAAACCTGTCTCTACTTTTACGCCAGCCCAGATGCAGGTGCTGCTTTATGGTGAGGGCGGTGATATCCATAAATACCGCAACCGTTACGGGCGGGTACGGGAATATACCAGCGGCTTTGAGGGAGTAATCCCCCGCCTGGACAGACTTTACCGTGACAGCGAATCTCAGGGGGTAAGGGAAAGCATTGAAAAATACATGCTGGCCAGCCCGTGTCAGGCCTGCGGCGGTAAAAGGCTTCGCAAGGAAGCCTTGTCAGTAAAAATAGGCGAGCTTAATATTGCTGATGTTGCGGCCATGTCTGTAGATGAGCAGCTTAAATGGGCAAATGAACTGGCTGGCAAACATACCATATTTAACAAACGCGAACAGCTTATTGCCGCCCAGATACTCAAGGAGATACGTTCACGTTTGGGCTTTTTAAACAATGTGGGTTTGGAATACCTGACTATAGACCGTATTGCCGGGACGCTTTCCGGCGGTGAAGCCCAGCGGATACGCCTGGCATCCCAGATAGGCTCAGGGCTGATGGGGGTGCTTTACGTTTGTGATGAACCTACTATAGGCTTGCACCCCGCAGATGATACCCGTTTGGTGGAAACCCTGCAAAAGCTGCGTGATTTGGGCAATACCATACTGGTGGTGGAGCATGATGAATCCGTGATGCGGGCAGCGGACTATATTATAGATATGGGGCCGGGGGCAGGTGAACATGGCGGTCGGGTAGTGGCTACCGGTAATATCACTGAAATAATGCAAAATCCGGCTTCGCTAACCGGGCAGTATTTATCCGGTGCCAGAGTAATACCCGTACCCGAAAAGCGGCGTAATGGTAACGGGCAGGAAATAATAATACAGGGTGCCAGACAGAATAACCTTAAAAATATAGACGTACATATTCCGCTGGGCAAGCTGGTCTGTGTCAGCGGCGTATCCGGCAGCGGCAAATCCACACTGGTTACCGATATACTTTTTAAACATCTGGCCCAGGTGTTTTACGGGGCAAAAGACCGGGCGGGTGGCTCAGACGCTATAACCGGTACTGAACATATTGATAAAATAATAGAGATAAATCAGTCACCCATCGGGCGGACACCCCGTTCAAATCCGGCCACCTATACCGGGGCATTCACCCATATAAGGGAACTGTTTGCCTCTGTACCTGAAGCCAAAGTAAAAGGCTACGGGCCGGGGCGGTTTTCATTTAATATAAAAGGCGGCCGCTGTGAGACCTGCGGCGGTGAGGGTTCTATCCAGATAGAAATGCAGTTCCTGCCGGATGTGACCGTACCTTGTGAGGTCTGTCACGGGGCGCGTTATAACCGCGAAGTGCTGGAGATAAAATTTAAAGACAAGACCATTGCTGATGTGCTGGATATGACGGTAGACAGGGCACTGGAATTTTTTGAAAATTTCCCCAAAATCAGCTCCAAGCTCCAAACATTGCAGGACGTGGGTTTGGGATATATCCGCATCGGCCAGCCGGCACCCACCTTATCCGGGGGCGAGGCCCAGCGCATCAAACTGGCAACCGAGCTTTCCAAGCGGGCTACCGGGCGGACTTTATACATACTGGACGAACCCACCACCGGGCTTTCTTTTGAAGATGTGGCGGCGCTCTTACGGGTGCTTCAGCGGCTAGTGGACAGCGGCAATACGGTGGTTGTGATTGAACACCAGCTGGACGTTATTAAAAATGCAGACTGGATTATAGACCTGGGGCCGGGTGCGGGCGTAAAAGGCGGGCAGATTGTGGCTGAGGGCGTGCCTGAAGATGTAGCCTTAAATAAAGCTTCGCTTACCGGCAAATACTTGCGGCGGGTTTTGCCGAAACTTAAACCGGCTTAA
- a CDS encoding HD domain-containing protein: protein MDRQLALAEVEKRIENKNLVKHMLAVEAVMKSLAAYFGENEDEWALAGLIHDIDLGEVKDDMSLHSKRGAEIAAGLGASEDVCRAILVHNSAHGILPESRMEKALFCSDPITGLITAAALVRPDKKLACVEAKSVSKRFKEKSFAAGANREQIAACSDLGLELDEFIRISLGAMQAVASDLGL from the coding sequence ATGGACAGGCAGCTTGCTTTAGCTGAAGTAGAAAAACGGATAGAAAATAAAAATCTGGTCAAACATATGCTGGCGGTTGAGGCCGTCATGAAAAGTTTGGCTGCATATTTCGGTGAAAACGAAGATGAATGGGCTTTGGCCGGGCTTATACATGATATAGACCTGGGTGAAGTAAAAGACGATATGTCGCTTCACAGCAAACGCGGTGCCGAAATTGCCGCCGGTTTGGGTGCCAGTGAAGATGTCTGCCGGGCAATTCTGGTGCATAATTCGGCTCATGGCATCCTTCCTGAAAGCCGTATGGAAAAAGCTTTGTTCTGCTCTGACCCTATAACCGGCCTTATTACAGCCGCTGCGTTAGTCAGGCCGGATAAAAAGCTGGCCTGTGTGGAAGCTAAAAGTGTATCCAAACGCTTTAAGGAAAAGTCTTTTGCCGCCGGTGCAAACCGGGAACAGATAGCCGCCTGTTCCGATTTGGGTTTGGAACTGGATGAGTTTATCCGTATTTCTCTGGGTGCTATGCAAGCTGTTGCCTCTGATTTGGGGCTTTAA
- a CDS encoding helix-turn-helix transcriptional regulator, which produces MILRTRIKELRARYNLTQAELAETVGVSRQTMLYLEKGTYNPSLILAHKVAKALHADIDDVFILRDV; this is translated from the coding sequence ATGATACTGCGTACCCGTATTAAGGAACTGCGGGCAAGATACAATCTTACTCAGGCTGAGCTGGCTGAAACGGTGGGTGTCAGTCGCCAGACTATGCTTTACCTTGAAAAGGGCACTTACAATCCTTCGCTTATTCTGGCTCACAAAGTAGCCAAAGCCCTGCACGCAGATATAGATGACGTTTTTATCCTGCGGGATGTTTAG
- a CDS encoding AAA family ATPase codes for MIPVKLKIKNFMCYRGEIPPFSFNGVHTACICGQNGAGKSALIDAITWALWGKSRAKSDDDVVSLNEQEAEVSLDFEISGELYQVIRQRQRPKKAGANGQSLLSLFAIKDGKPLNITGDTLTQTEKKIISILHMDYDTFINSAFLRQGHANQFTQQPPGKRKEVLSNILGLEIYDQLEDLARQAVREAEAKKLLIEQSIADGQEGLKSRPELEETLKNTRLDLTDGEEKLKTHLAKLEILRHKKHAFDAKQSACLQIEKDLRDISKDQSLWLQNQQEIKERISTFETLIAQEEAILKGYKEYSDCQSLYEKHNRILAKLRQLEKEKKPLEDAVYKEENSLKNTLTKYQEHLKMRQETAQTLGTLEQEKTLSDQLHLELENEETALKARQTRLADMQGSLAGLETEYAGTAREINSLEEKLKLLTEAGESRCNCPLCETELGHDKLKLVFGKYRTEQDAKEKQQSSLKLKLEQLRLDIQTLTAQIETETKRLNQKRRQYEGQLSVLEKGIADAKDAGTKAAKGRELISDIEKQLNQRSYAVSEQASLAVIEKEIQELNFDNAEYTQNQQTLAGLTHFEEQKRKLDDAQSRLPREKDSLEKTASALAELTARHNTKLSEQQTLQRELAELPALEQELETAEAGYKSLSQTQDTLRQQLGSLSQKEEQLNELEKKLKKQEQDKEQTAKEIYYFGKLARAFGKKDGIQTMLIEDTLPELESGADLLLSRMTDGRMHLSIETQRSTKKGDQTETLDINISDELGTRNYETFSGGEAFRIDFAVRIALSRLLANRLGAPLRTLIIDEGFGTQDSTGIERLKEAINSIQDEFDKILVITHIDDLKDSFPTRIEIDKTPSGSAIRLN; via the coding sequence ATGATTCCTGTCAAACTCAAAATAAAAAACTTTATGTGCTACCGCGGCGAAATTCCGCCTTTTTCTTTTAACGGGGTGCATACCGCCTGCATCTGCGGCCAGAACGGGGCCGGCAAATCTGCCCTGATAGATGCCATTACCTGGGCACTCTGGGGAAAAAGCCGGGCTAAAAGTGATGATGACGTGGTCTCTTTGAACGAACAGGAAGCCGAAGTAAGCCTTGATTTTGAAATTTCAGGGGAACTGTATCAGGTTATCCGCCAGCGGCAGCGGCCTAAAAAAGCAGGGGCAAACGGACAAAGCCTGCTGAGCCTGTTTGCCATTAAGGACGGGAAACCCCTGAATATCACCGGGGATACTCTGACCCAAACAGAGAAGAAGATAATTTCCATATTGCATATGGACTATGACACCTTTATAAACAGTGCTTTTCTGCGGCAGGGGCATGCCAACCAGTTTACCCAGCAGCCCCCCGGCAAACGCAAGGAAGTACTCTCCAATATACTTGGGTTAGAAATATATGACCAGCTGGAAGACCTGGCCAGACAGGCCGTACGCGAGGCAGAGGCTAAAAAACTGCTTATAGAGCAGAGTATTGCAGACGGCCAAGAAGGGCTAAAATCCAGACCGGAACTGGAAGAAACTTTAAAAAATACCCGCCTGGATCTGACAGATGGTGAGGAGAAACTGAAAACCCATCTTGCCAAACTGGAAATCCTAAGGCACAAAAAACATGCCTTTGATGCCAAACAAAGTGCCTGCCTCCAGATAGAAAAAGACCTGCGGGATATATCAAAAGACCAATCCCTTTGGCTTCAAAACCAGCAGGAAATAAAAGAGCGTATCAGCACCTTTGAAACACTCATCGCTCAGGAAGAAGCGATTCTCAAAGGCTATAAGGAATACTCAGACTGCCAAAGCCTGTATGAAAAACACAACCGAATACTGGCAAAACTAAGGCAGCTGGAAAAAGAAAAAAAACCGCTGGAAGATGCCGTTTATAAAGAAGAAAACAGCCTGAAAAACACCCTGACTAAATATCAGGAACACCTCAAAATGCGGCAGGAAACCGCCCAGACTTTGGGCACACTGGAACAAGAAAAAACCCTGTCAGACCAACTGCACCTGGAGCTGGAAAATGAAGAGACTGCCTTAAAAGCCCGGCAAACCAGGCTGGCGGATATGCAGGGGAGTTTAGCCGGACTAGAGACCGAGTATGCCGGTACAGCCAGGGAAATAAACTCTCTGGAAGAAAAACTAAAACTGCTTACCGAAGCAGGTGAAAGCCGCTGCAACTGCCCCCTGTGCGAAACCGAGCTGGGGCATGACAAACTCAAACTGGTATTCGGCAAATACCGGACAGAACAAGATGCTAAGGAAAAACAGCAAAGCAGCCTGAAACTAAAGCTTGAGCAGCTGAGGCTGGATATACAGACCCTAACTGCCCAAATTGAAACTGAAACCAAACGCTTAAACCAAAAGCGCAGGCAGTATGAGGGACAGCTGAGCGTACTGGAAAAAGGGATTGCAGACGCCAAAGATGCCGGAACCAAAGCGGCAAAAGGCAGAGAGCTGATTTCGGATATTGAGAAGCAGCTGAACCAACGCAGTTATGCCGTTTCCGAGCAAGCCAGTCTGGCAGTAATTGAAAAAGAAATACAGGAACTTAATTTTGATAACGCCGAATACACCCAAAACCAGCAAACTTTGGCCGGCCTGACCCATTTTGAGGAGCAAAAACGCAAACTGGACGATGCACAAAGCCGCCTGCCACGGGAAAAAGATAGCTTGGAAAAAACGGCTTCAGCACTGGCAGAACTCACCGCCCGCCATAATACTAAACTGAGTGAGCAGCAAACCCTGCAAAGAGAACTGGCTGAACTGCCCGCACTGGAGCAGGAGCTGGAAACCGCCGAAGCCGGATACAAGTCACTCAGCCAAACGCAAGATACCTTGAGGCAACAACTGGGTTCGCTCAGCCAGAAAGAAGAACAGCTGAACGAACTTGAAAAGAAGCTGAAAAAACAGGAGCAGGATAAAGAGCAAACCGCCAAAGAAATATACTACTTTGGTAAACTGGCCAGAGCTTTCGGCAAGAAAGACGGCATCCAGACCATGCTTATTGAAGACACCCTGCCGGAACTGGAAAGCGGGGCAGACCTGCTGCTGTCACGGATGACTGACGGGCGTATGCATCTGAGTATAGAAACCCAGCGTTCCACCAAAAAGGGAGACCAGACCGAGACGCTGGATATAAATATCTCGGATGAGCTGGGCACCCGCAACTACGAAACATTCAGCGGGGGTGAGGCTTTCAGGATAGATTTTGCGGTCAGGATTGCCCTGTCACGCCTGCTGGCAAACCGTCTGGGCGCACCCTTGCGGACGCTGATTATTGATGAAGGCTTCGGCACACAGGACTCAACCGGTATTGAACGTCTGAAAGAGGCTATAAACTCTATTCAGGATGAATTTGATAAAATACTGGTCATAACCCATATAGATGACCTGAAAGATTCTTTCCCCACCCGCATTGAGATAGATAAAACCCCGTCAGGCTCAGCTATACGCTTAAACTAA
- the rpoD gene encoding RNA polymerase sigma factor RpoD yields MPAEKDKKEFSPDDTYDDKDIEDGLEDIHEEQDAEAENDKMAEPDLKDIADTDIPAELTEEELAAEADMMPDTDEEIGPLNIDLEIPLEQIDTQGIVDDPVRMYLHEIGRVPLLSAEDEKTLAKKMEEGKRIREIRQECLEKRGRYPSAAESFLCMLRELSQATEVLFQLGQELGMDTSASLKNVIHDPKLRTAIDHEIDQQLTKNISDNTGKSMAEIEQSFINLAINSSLLPKVILDAIPEKMTIPEIATYTNDPAFISHLERHEASLKYYLDNLEIDAKRAERHLIQANLRLVVSVAKKHIGRGMPLLDLIQEGNIGLIRAVEKFDFHRGFKFSTYATWWIRQAITRAIADQARTIRIPVHMVETINKLLSISRQLSQKLGREPTPDEIAVEMDLPPEKVREIAKVSQLPVSLESPIGEEEDSHLGDFIEDQNALAPPDAASRQLLKEQIDTVLGSLTPRERRVLQLRFGLEDGRSRTLEEVGKEFNVTRERIRQIEAKALRKLRHPSRSRKLKDYLE; encoded by the coding sequence ATGCCCGCTGAGAAAGATAAGAAAGAGTTCAGCCCTGACGATACTTATGATGACAAAGATATAGAGGATGGGCTGGAAGATATCCATGAGGAACAGGATGCCGAAGCTGAAAATGACAAAATGGCGGAGCCTGACCTCAAAGATATAGCCGATACCGACATCCCGGCCGAACTAACCGAAGAAGAGCTGGCAGCCGAAGCGGATATGATGCCGGACACGGACGAAGAAATCGGCCCGCTTAATATTGACCTTGAAATACCGCTTGAGCAGATAGATACCCAGGGTATAGTAGATGACCCGGTGCGCATGTATCTGCATGAAATCGGGCGGGTACCCCTGCTTTCCGCTGAAGACGAAAAAACCCTGGCCAAGAAAATGGAAGAAGGCAAACGCATACGCGAAATCCGCCAGGAGTGCCTGGAAAAACGCGGGCGTTACCCTTCGGCTGCGGAGTCTTTCCTGTGTATGCTCAGGGAACTTTCCCAAGCAACCGAAGTCCTGTTCCAGTTAGGACAGGAACTGGGTATGGATACTTCTGCCAGCTTGAAAAATGTTATCCATGACCCCAAACTAAGAACAGCTATTGACCATGAGATTGACCAGCAGCTCACTAAAAATATTTCGGATAATACCGGCAAGAGCATGGCGGAAATTGAGCAGTCATTTATCAATCTGGCTATCAACAGCTCTCTCCTGCCTAAGGTTATACTGGATGCCATACCTGAAAAAATGACTATCCCTGAAATAGCCACCTATACCAATGACCCCGCCTTTATAAGCCATCTGGAGCGGCATGAAGCCAGCCTTAAGTATTATCTGGACAACCTTGAGATAGACGCCAAACGGGCGGAACGCCACCTTATTCAGGCTAACCTCCGTCTGGTAGTCAGCGTGGCTAAAAAACACATCGGCAGAGGCATGCCCCTGCTTGACCTTATACAGGAAGGCAATATCGGCCTTATACGGGCAGTGGAAAAGTTTGACTTCCACCGCGGTTTCAAGTTTTCCACTTACGCCACCTGGTGGATACGCCAGGCCATTACCCGGGCTATTGCAGACCAGGCCAGAACTATCCGCATACCTGTCCATATGGTTGAAACTATCAACAAACTGCTTTCCATAAGCCGCCAGTTATCCCAGAAACTGGGGCGTGAGCCTACTCCTGATGAAATAGCGGTTGAGATGGACCTGCCGCCGGAAAAGGTGCGTGAGATTGCCAAGGTTTCCCAGCTGCCGGTTTCGCTGGAGTCCCCCATCGGCGAAGAAGAAGACAGCCACCTGGGAGACTTTATTGAAGACCAGAATGCACTGGCTCCGCCGGATGCCGCTTCACGCCAGCTGCTCAAAGAGCAGATAGATACAGTGCTTGGCAGCCTGACCCCGCGTGAACGCCGGGTACTTCAGCTGCGTTTCGGGCTGGAAGACGGCCGCAGCCGTACGCTGGAAGAAGTAGGCAAAGAGTTTAACGTTACCCGTGAACGTATCCGCCAGATAGAAGCCAAGGCTCTGCGTAAACTCCGCCACCCCAGCCGCAGCCGCAAACTAAAAGATTATCTGGAATAA
- the dnaG gene encoding DNA primase yields the protein MNDAVEEIKQKLDIVSFIGQYTKLTKAGRTMRGICPFHSEKHGSFFVYPEAQNWHCFGACNTGGDIFAFVMKKEGLDFKGALELLAEKAGVSLPSQINPQIRDQRERLYEINLAAAQYYHNLLLNSPQAESARSYLKSRGLNEQSLADFQLGYALPEWQGLYDYLKERSYTDEDLLKAGVIVRSDEGRIHDRFRNNIIYPIANYKGQIAGFGARVMDNSQPKYRNSPQTDLFNKSSLLYGLHLASASIREKNQAIIVEGYMDAIMSHQGGFTNTVACMGTALTDRQIALVKRQTKHLILGLDADSAGEEATLRAIDYENQIESEIRVAVPEGGKDPDEIIRHAPQTWQEILDNARPLLDYIFEHSQKGLDLSSAAGKAGLTDRLLPIISKMEDGVRQSHYLGKLAEMVSTSQNRILERMKKLKNETRITKVLEKEAPSKTVSAAKNPALEEYALSLLFKSPELSRFAGKLHPEYLEIPQYRELLAVYSQSAEKDNLRAALDENLREYYDNLMNKNPANDNIEDKFYDLCLRLRERYLRNLAVKLNQALNEISQPETAEYQTLNDQCVKVNEELRSVFSLKDRRNQKQRRQ from the coding sequence ATGAATGACGCTGTAGAAGAAATAAAGCAAAAACTGGATATCGTGAGCTTTATCGGCCAGTATACCAAACTGACCAAAGCAGGCCGCACTATGCGCGGAATCTGCCCTTTTCACAGCGAAAAACACGGCTCTTTCTTCGTTTACCCCGAAGCCCAAAACTGGCACTGTTTCGGAGCCTGCAATACCGGCGGGGATATTTTCGCTTTCGTAATGAAAAAAGAAGGGCTGGATTTTAAAGGGGCACTGGAACTGCTGGCTGAAAAAGCGGGCGTAAGCTTGCCCAGCCAGATAAACCCGCAAATCAGAGACCAGCGTGAGCGTCTGTATGAAATAAATTTGGCAGCCGCCCAGTATTACCATAACCTGCTTTTAAACAGCCCCCAGGCGGAAAGTGCCCGCAGTTACCTTAAATCACGCGGCTTAAATGAGCAGTCTCTGGCAGATTTCCAGTTGGGATACGCCCTGCCTGAATGGCAGGGGCTTTATGACTATCTGAAAGAACGCAGTTATACAGATGAAGACCTGCTGAAAGCCGGTGTAATAGTCCGCTCTGACGAGGGGCGGATTCATGACCGCTTCCGCAATAATATTATTTACCCCATTGCCAACTACAAAGGGCAGATAGCCGGTTTCGGGGCACGGGTGATGGATAACTCACAGCCCAAATACCGCAATTCCCCCCAGACAGACCTTTTTAATAAAAGCAGCCTGCTGTACGGTTTGCATCTGGCTTCCGCCAGCATACGGGAAAAGAACCAGGCCATTATAGTGGAAGGCTACATGGATGCCATTATGTCCCACCAGGGCGGTTTTACCAACACAGTGGCCTGCATGGGTACTGCCCTGACTGACCGCCAGATAGCTTTGGTAAAACGCCAGACTAAGCACCTTATACTGGGGCTGGATGCGGATTCAGCCGGTGAGGAAGCCACCCTGAGGGCTATAGATTATGAAAACCAGATAGAGTCCGAAATACGGGTAGCCGTACCCGAAGGCGGCAAAGACCCGGATGAAATTATCCGCCATGCACCCCAGACCTGGCAGGAAATACTGGATAATGCCCGCCCCCTGCTGGACTATATATTTGAACACAGCCAGAAAGGTCTGGACCTGAGTTCCGCAGCAGGCAAAGCCGGACTGACCGACCGCCTGCTGCCCATAATATCCAAAATGGAAGACGGGGTACGCCAGTCCCATTACCTGGGCAAGCTGGCTGAAATGGTAAGCACCAGCCAGAACCGTATACTGGAGCGGATGAAAAAACTGAAAAATGAAACCCGGATTACCAAAGTTTTGGAAAAGGAAGCCCCTTCTAAAACAGTTTCAGCCGCCAAAAACCCGGCTCTGGAAGAGTATGCTCTTAGCCTGCTTTTCAAATCACCGGAACTCAGCCGCTTTGCCGGAAAACTTCACCCGGAGTATCTTGAAATACCCCAGTACCGGGAATTGCTGGCCGTTTATAGCCAGTCTGCCGAAAAAGACAACCTGCGGGCAGCACTTGATGAAAACCTGCGGGAATATTATGACAACTTGATGAATAAAAATCCGGCAAATGATAATATAGAGGATAAGTTTTATGACCTATGCCTGAGGCTGAGAGAAAGATACCTCAGGAACTTGGCGGTAAAACTTAATCAGGCCCTAAATGAAATCAGCCAGCCGGAAACTGCTGAATACCAGACGCTTAATGACCAGTGTGTAAAGGTCAACGAAGAATTGCGGAGTGTATTCAGCCTTAAAGACAGGCGAAACCAGAAACAGAGGAGACAATAA
- a CDS encoding deoxyguanosinetriphosphate triphosphohydrolase: MISELRIRERIEAREESLSPYAVKSRLSRGRQKAEDPDPVRTCFQRDRDRIIHSKAFRRLKHKTQVFIAPLGDHFVTRLTHTLEVTQIARTIARALNLNEDLTEAICLGHDLGHTPFGHAGEEVLNELYPKGFHHNEQSLRVVDRLEKNGQGLNLSWEVRDGILNHSKSRSNILGEAHNKAATFEGQICRIADAVAYINHDILDSIRAGIIKANDLPLGAVSVLGNSHSQRINTMVCDIIKSSWSCTGLIPGAEPEVTMSNKVLSASNTLRDFLFEQVYQSKDRKAEHEREIVRLLYKYLVDHQDLLPMEYIALSDKPEQRVVDYIAGMTDLFALRLAKELNLAE; encoded by the coding sequence ATGATTAGCGAGCTTCGCATAAGGGAGCGCATTGAAGCAAGAGAGGAGAGCCTCTCCCCTTACGCAGTCAAGAGCCGCCTTTCCCGTGGCAGGCAAAAAGCTGAAGATCCGGACCCGGTTCGCACCTGTTTCCAGCGTGACCGGGACCGGATTATACATTCCAAGGCCTTTCGCCGCTTAAAGCACAAAACCCAGGTCTTCATTGCCCCTTTGGGTGACCACTTTGTGACCCGCCTGACCCATACGCTGGAGGTTACCCAGATAGCCCGGACTATTGCCCGGGCGCTCAACCTTAACGAAGACCTGACCGAAGCTATTTGCCTGGGGCATGATCTGGGGCATACCCCCTTTGGACATGCCGGCGAAGAGGTTTTAAACGAACTTTACCCCAAGGGTTTTCACCATAACGAACAAAGCCTGCGGGTGGTAGACCGTCTGGAGAAAAACGGGCAGGGCCTTAATCTCAGCTGGGAAGTACGTGACGGTATACTCAACCACTCCAAGTCACGCTCAAACATACTCGGAGAAGCCCATAACAAGGCCGCAACTTTTGAAGGGCAGATTTGCCGGATTGCAGATGCGGTGGCCTATATAAACCATGACATTTTAGACTCTATCCGGGCAGGCATTATCAAAGCAAATGACCTGCCGCTGGGTGCGGTTTCGGTGCTGGGAAACAGCCATTCCCAGCGGATAAACACCATGGTGTGTGATATCATAAAAAGTTCGTGGTCATGTACCGGGCTGATTCCCGGTGCGGAGCCGGAAGTTACCATGAGCAACAAGGTGCTGAGTGCCAGCAATACCCTTCGGGATTTCCTGTTTGAACAGGTATACCAGAGCAAAGACCGTAAGGCCGAACATGAAAGGGAAATAGTCCGTTTGTTATACAAATATCTGGTAGACCATCAGGATTTGCTGCCCATGGAATATATAGCCCTGTCTGATAAACCTGAACAGAGGGTTGTTGATTATATTGCGGGTATGACAGACCTATTTGCCCTGAGGCTGGCTAAAGAACTTAATCTGGCTGAATAA